In Leptospira harrisiae, one genomic interval encodes:
- the trxA gene encoding thioredoxin: protein MALTEVTDANFKAETAKGVVLVDCWAEWCGPCRMVAPVLDELSQEMADIKITKLNVDFNQKTAQELGIQSIPTLLLYKDGVLVDKAIGALPKPQIKKFIENHK, encoded by the coding sequence ATGGCACTAACGGAAGTCACAGACGCCAATTTCAAAGCAGAGACTGCTAAGGGCGTTGTACTCGTGGATTGTTGGGCGGAATGGTGTGGACCATGTCGCATGGTGGCTCCTGTTCTTGATGAATTATCGCAAGAAATGGCTGATATCAAAATTACAAAGCTAAATGTTGATTTCAATCAGAAGACGGCTCAGGAATTGGGAATCCAATCCATCCCTACCCTTCTTCTCTATAAAGACGGAGTTTTAGTGGATAAAGCAATTGGTGCTTTACCAAAACCACAAATTAAAAAATTTATAGAAAATCACAAGTAG
- the thiC gene encoding phosphomethylpyrimidine synthase ThiC: METNSTHPITIPETTITLSNQTKFQSYRTEGMFCIHENEYDYKKGIPKLREPWIQSRETRGDKNFSQLYYAKRDIITEEMMYVAKREGMAPEFVLNEVKIGRAIIPSNKRHTELEPMIIGKKFLVKINANIGNSAILSSIDDEVEKLRWSLHWGADTVMDLSTGKNIHETREWIIRNSPVPIGTVPLYQTLEKVKGKVEDLNIDVFLETLEEQAEQGVDYFTIHAGVLRDYIHLTDKRITGIVSRGGSILAKWCNHHKKENFLYEHFDAISKVMQKYGVSYSLGDGLRPGCINDANDEAQFAELKTLGELTKRAWADDVQVMVEGPGHVPMHLIQENVRLQEEICMEAPFYTLGPLVTDIAPGYDHITSAIGAAMIAWYGTAMLCYVTPKEHLGLPNKQDVKDGVIAYKIAAHAADLAKGHPGAKERDDLLSKARFEFRWEDQFALSLDPELARSYHDESLPQDGMKKAHFCSMCGPHFCSMRLTTDLRKETAEEVGVLDSKG; the protein is encoded by the coding sequence ATGGAAACAAACTCCACCCATCCCATCACCATTCCAGAAACAACCATTACACTTTCTAATCAAACCAAGTTTCAGTCCTATCGAACGGAAGGTATGTTTTGTATCCATGAGAATGAATACGATTATAAAAAAGGAATCCCAAAACTACGAGAACCCTGGATTCAATCTCGGGAAACTAGAGGGGATAAAAATTTTTCCCAATTGTATTATGCCAAAAGAGACATCATCACAGAAGAAATGATGTATGTAGCAAAAAGAGAAGGGATGGCACCAGAATTTGTTTTGAACGAAGTAAAAATTGGCAGGGCCATCATTCCATCAAACAAACGTCATACGGAACTCGAACCGATGATCATTGGTAAAAAGTTTTTGGTAAAAATTAATGCTAATATTGGAAACTCCGCCATTCTTTCTTCCATTGATGATGAAGTGGAAAAACTGAGATGGTCTTTACATTGGGGTGCTGACACTGTGATGGATCTTTCCACGGGAAAAAATATCCATGAAACCAGAGAATGGATCATCAGAAACTCTCCAGTCCCAATTGGAACCGTTCCTCTTTACCAAACTTTGGAAAAGGTAAAAGGAAAGGTAGAAGATCTGAACATAGATGTATTTTTAGAAACTTTGGAAGAACAGGCAGAACAAGGTGTGGATTATTTTACAATCCATGCGGGAGTTCTTCGGGATTATATCCACCTAACAGACAAAAGAATCACCGGGATTGTATCTAGAGGAGGGTCTATTCTTGCTAAATGGTGTAACCACCATAAAAAGGAAAATTTTCTTTATGAACATTTTGATGCAATCTCAAAAGTCATGCAAAAATATGGAGTCTCATATTCACTTGGTGATGGCCTCCGGCCAGGTTGTATCAATGATGCCAACGATGAAGCACAATTTGCCGAACTCAAAACTTTGGGGGAACTCACAAAACGTGCCTGGGCCGATGATGTGCAAGTAATGGTAGAAGGTCCGGGGCACGTTCCCATGCATCTGATTCAGGAAAATGTGCGTCTCCAAGAAGAGATTTGTATGGAAGCTCCGTTTTATACACTCGGGCCACTTGTGACAGACATAGCACCAGGTTATGACCATATCACTTCAGCCATCGGAGCAGCAATGATTGCATGGTATGGAACGGCAATGCTTTGTTATGTGACGCCAAAAGAACATTTGGGCCTTCCGAACAAACAAGATGTAAAGGACGGGGTAATTGCTTATAAAATTGCAGCCCATGCGGCCGATCTTGCCAAAGGTCATCCTGGAGCCAAAGAAAGAGATGATTTGTTAAGCAAAGCTCGGTTTGAATTTCGATGGGAAGACCAATTTGCACTTTCCCTTGATCCGGAACTGGCAAGGTCCTACCATGATGAATCCCTTCCACAAGATGGAATGAAAAAGGCACATTTTTGTTCTATGTGTGGCCCGCATTTTTGTTCTATGCGCCTTACAACGGATTTGCGAAAGGAAACGGCAGAAGAAGTGGGAGTGTTAGATTCGAAAGGATAG
- a CDS encoding phasin-related domain-containing protein — MEKLVMDVVNAGIALFRSGEEKLKTAVVDLEKVYNDLKSKGELDKSAESQKIRDLLSKTIADAQGAIGKTNASYDEVLTKLQANYQSIYQQIDTAIPPQVKEKLKQTLDELKVLIEKAKSK, encoded by the coding sequence ATGGAAAAATTGGTTATGGATGTTGTCAATGCTGGAATTGCTCTCTTTCGTTCAGGAGAAGAAAAGTTAAAAACTGCAGTTGTCGATTTAGAAAAAGTTTATAATGATCTAAAGTCAAAAGGGGAATTGGATAAATCGGCTGAATCCCAAAAGATTCGTGACCTCTTAAGCAAAACAATTGCAGATGCACAAGGTGCGATTGGAAAAACAAACGCAAGTTACGACGAAGTGCTAACAAAACTTCAGGCAAATTACCAATCAATTTATCAACAAATTGATACGGCAATTCCTCCTCAAGTGAAAGAAAAGTTGAAACAAACGTTAGATGAACTAAAAGTTTTGATCGAAAAAGCAAAATCGAAATAG
- a CDS encoding PilZ domain-containing protein: MAPIQEKRKYVRVQPLEKEPVEIHLMGTALLDVLKASDISMGGVGVIAPNHFDEWDMDETVEILVALPGDLEDFLARGVIKQIGKKSKETGLYGVQFTEISTKGKQDLQVYVNRMIRQGREVK, encoded by the coding sequence ATGGCACCCATCCAAGAAAAACGGAAATATGTCCGAGTACAACCACTAGAAAAAGAACCAGTTGAAATCCATCTGATGGGGACGGCCCTCCTGGATGTCCTAAAAGCAAGTGACATAAGTATGGGAGGGGTAGGGGTCATTGCACCCAATCATTTTGATGAATGGGATATGGACGAAACAGTCGAAATTCTTGTGGCTCTTCCTGGTGATTTAGAAGACTTTTTGGCTCGCGGCGTGATCAAGCAAATTGGCAAAAAATCCAAAGAAACTGGGCTCTACGGGGTGCAGTTTACAGAAATTTCTACCAAGGGAAAACAGGACTTACAAGTTTACGTGAACCGAATGATCAGGCAAGGTCGCGAAGTGAAATAA
- a CDS encoding cAMP/cGMP-dependent 3',5'-cyclic-AMP/GMP phosphodiesterase: protein MVSSEPNGFTALPRGGYLVDTSEGYIQIGSPPETIKDTMGLEKKTPLVFVLPNKFFHVEKGISIAELEFPIYFNFFFRGGKKTFIVCSAEQKEQLTIVLGESLMGPQELNLASEFIDGTASFGFPDIKAEMAHFRSYKTMEEVVEFVLFDEHHKAKFGKITIEQLPSNEFLIVDGDKQIKTPGEVDFHVKYDIGKRLEEPFQPPLIGITCLGPSHGFDPTDNTSGFIIWLNGQGIMVDPPVNSTEWLRESNVNPKFINSIILTHCHADHDAGTFQKILEESKITIYATATVMESFLKKYCSLTKIPRREITDLFDFIPVVIGRPTIINGGEFYFHYALHSIPSVGFEFFFQDQSFYYTSDHLNDPDAFEEMYKKGVFPESRYQFLKDFPWDRKIIYHEAGVPPLHTKISYLASLPEEVQKRITVYHIAAKDMPEGNHLTLAKFGIENTLYPEITPPKHQEAFQLLEILSQIDIFSGFPIEKAKEFLQIVKEEKFRRGEQIIKKGTHGDRFFIIASGNVRFEGLSGDPTAVKRYGTYEYFGEASLILDTARQADVYAETDVLALTIEKTRFFQFIRGSKLHENLTKLNSIRETNTWKTLTESQTFRGLTSYQVTQLELILKLETVKKEAALIEEGQTFHNAFIVRSGTVVVMQNHKTIRELGAGDFVGEIYSLTKNLPSNFSFVAWPGTELYVLSEEDAIQYIKKNPGVYMKLNTVYN, encoded by the coding sequence ATGGTCAGTTCTGAACCGAATGGTTTTACCGCTCTCCCTAGAGGGGGATATTTAGTCGATACATCCGAAGGGTACATCCAAATTGGATCCCCTCCGGAGACAATTAAAGACACCATGGGGTTAGAAAAAAAAACCCCGCTGGTGTTTGTCCTTCCTAATAAATTCTTTCATGTCGAAAAAGGCATCTCCATTGCGGAGTTAGAATTCCCCATTTACTTCAACTTCTTCTTTCGCGGTGGTAAAAAGACTTTTATCGTTTGTTCTGCGGAACAAAAAGAGCAGCTAACCATTGTTCTCGGGGAATCTCTTATGGGACCTCAGGAACTCAACCTAGCATCAGAGTTTATCGATGGAACAGCGAGTTTTGGTTTTCCTGATATCAAGGCCGAAATGGCACATTTTCGTAGTTACAAAACTATGGAAGAAGTGGTGGAGTTTGTTCTCTTTGATGAACACCACAAAGCAAAGTTTGGTAAAATCACCATCGAACAACTTCCCTCCAATGAATTTCTTATTGTCGATGGGGACAAACAAATCAAAACTCCAGGGGAAGTCGACTTTCATGTAAAGTATGATATTGGAAAGAGACTCGAAGAACCTTTCCAACCACCCTTAATTGGAATCACTTGCCTTGGTCCTTCCCATGGGTTTGATCCTACAGACAACACTTCAGGATTTATCATTTGGTTGAATGGACAAGGGATTATGGTAGACCCACCAGTGAATTCCACCGAGTGGTTACGAGAATCCAATGTCAATCCCAAGTTTATCAACTCTATCATTCTCACTCACTGCCACGCTGACCATGATGCGGGAACCTTCCAAAAAATTTTAGAAGAATCCAAAATCACCATCTACGCTACAGCCACGGTGATGGAATCTTTCCTTAAAAAATACTGTAGTTTAACAAAGATTCCGCGCCGCGAAATCACAGACCTATTTGACTTTATTCCTGTAGTGATCGGAAGGCCTACCATCATCAACGGTGGTGAGTTTTATTTTCACTATGCTCTCCATTCCATTCCGTCAGTGGGATTCGAATTTTTTTTCCAAGACCAATCTTTCTATTACACCTCTGACCATTTAAACGATCCTGATGCCTTTGAAGAAATGTATAAAAAAGGTGTGTTTCCGGAATCAAGGTATCAGTTTTTAAAAGACTTTCCTTGGGATCGTAAAATCATTTACCACGAAGCAGGTGTTCCTCCTCTTCATACAAAGATCAGTTATCTTGCTTCCCTTCCAGAAGAAGTACAAAAACGAATTACTGTTTATCATATTGCCGCAAAAGATATGCCAGAAGGGAACCACCTTACACTAGCTAAATTTGGAATTGAAAATACTTTATATCCAGAAATCACTCCACCAAAACACCAAGAGGCTTTCCAACTTTTAGAAATTCTATCGCAGATTGATATCTTCTCTGGATTCCCCATTGAAAAAGCCAAAGAATTTTTACAAATTGTAAAGGAAGAAAAGTTTCGACGCGGCGAACAAATCATCAAAAAAGGAACTCATGGGGATAGGTTTTTTATCATTGCCTCAGGGAATGTTCGGTTTGAAGGACTTTCGGGAGACCCAACAGCCGTTAAACGGTATGGAACCTATGAATACTTTGGGGAAGCATCTTTAATTTTAGATACGGCCCGCCAAGCGGATGTGTATGCAGAAACCGATGTCCTCGCTCTCACCATTGAAAAAACCAGATTCTTTCAGTTCATCCGCGGATCCAAACTCCACGAAAACCTAACCAAACTGAATAGCATCCGGGAAACCAATACTTGGAAAACCCTCACAGAGTCCCAAACGTTCCGGGGTCTTACCAGTTACCAAGTCACTCAACTCGAACTCATCTTAAAACTGGAAACGGTAAAAAAGGAAGCGGCCCTAATTGAAGAAGGACAAACCTTTCACAATGCCTTTATCGTCAGGTCGGGAACGGTTGTGGTCATGCAAAACCACAAAACCATCCGGGAGCTGGGTGCTGGGGACTTTGTTGGGGAAATCTATTCTCTCACCAAAAACCTTCCTTCTAATTTCAGCTTTGTGGCTTGGCCGGGTACAGAACTCTACGTCCTTTCCGAAGAAGACGCCATCCAATACATCAAGAAAAATCCGGGTGTTTACATGAAGCTGAACACTGTTTATAATTGA
- the panD gene encoding aspartate 1-decarboxylase: protein MIITVCKGKVHRAVVTEAELHYEGSLTVDQDLMDLAGMKPYEQVSVVNVNNGARFETYLIVGERGSGTICLNGAAARLGMKGDKVIIITYGQVDEKDLPADYKPKVVFVDENNRPKKA from the coding sequence GCCGTCGTCACTGAGGCGGAACTCCACTACGAAGGCAGTCTTACTGTTGACCAAGACCTTATGGATTTGGCCGGAATGAAACCTTATGAACAAGTTTCCGTCGTGAACGTCAATAACGGGGCACGGTTTGAAACCTACCTGATCGTTGGTGAACGTGGTTCTGGAACCATCTGTTTGAATGGGGCAGCGGCAAGGCTTGGGATGAAAGGGGACAAAGTCATCATCATTACTTATGGCCAGGTGGATGAAAAAGACCTTCCTGCTGATTACAAACCCAAAGTGGTTTTCGTGGATGAGAACAATCGCCCGAAAAAAGCCTAA
- a CDS encoding acyl-CoA dehydrogenase family protein yields the protein MERILPFTEEHHQFREMARKFFETEVKPHHEEWEKNHIVPKEVWRKAGENGLLCPDVPQEYGGSGADFLYNIIIIEESSRVGNSGFFISLHNDVIAPYISAFASDEQKKRWLPKCATGESILAVAMTEPGAGSDLKSLRTSAVDKGDHFVVNGQKTFISNGQLADLIITAVKHDNGTISLVMIEEGMKGFERGRNLDKIGLKAQDTSELYFNDVIVPKSNLIGKQGQGFRYLMQKLAQERLVLSVAAVEATRLVQKITLQYIKERKAFGQKIGSFQNTKFKMAEMATELEMAQVFCDKVVMEHMKGENTTAEASMCKWYTTEMQKRHTDECLQFFGGYGYMMEYPIARAYLDARIQTIYAGTTEIMKEIIGRSLGL from the coding sequence ATGGAGCGTATCCTCCCCTTTACTGAAGAACACCATCAATTCCGCGAGATGGCTCGGAAATTTTTTGAAACAGAAGTAAAACCACACCACGAAGAATGGGAAAAAAACCATATCGTACCCAAAGAAGTTTGGAGAAAGGCGGGCGAAAACGGCCTACTCTGTCCCGATGTTCCACAAGAATACGGTGGCTCTGGGGCCGACTTTCTTTATAACATCATCATCATCGAAGAATCTTCTCGTGTGGGAAATAGTGGATTTTTTATCTCCCTTCATAACGATGTGATCGCTCCTTATATCTCTGCTTTTGCAAGTGATGAACAAAAGAAACGTTGGCTTCCGAAATGTGCAACAGGTGAATCCATCCTTGCAGTGGCGATGACAGAACCAGGAGCTGGGTCTGATTTAAAATCACTTCGCACAAGCGCGGTCGATAAAGGTGACCACTTTGTGGTGAATGGACAAAAAACTTTTATCTCCAACGGACAATTGGCGGATCTTATCATTACTGCGGTCAAACACGACAATGGAACCATTTCTCTTGTGATGATTGAAGAAGGAATGAAAGGATTTGAAAGAGGTCGTAACTTAGATAAAATCGGACTCAAAGCCCAAGATACTTCGGAATTGTATTTTAACGATGTGATTGTTCCTAAATCAAACCTCATCGGTAAACAAGGACAAGGTTTCCGTTACTTAATGCAAAAACTTGCACAAGAGCGACTTGTACTTTCAGTTGCCGCTGTGGAAGCAACTCGCCTGGTGCAAAAAATCACTCTCCAATACATCAAAGAAAGAAAAGCCTTTGGTCAAAAGATTGGATCTTTTCAAAATACAAAGTTCAAAATGGCGGAAATGGCAACCGAACTAGAAATGGCACAAGTGTTCTGCGACAAAGTTGTGATGGAACATATGAAAGGTGAAAACACCACTGCCGAAGCATCTATGTGTAAATGGTATACAACTGAGATGCAAAAACGCCATACAGACGAATGTTTACAATTCTTTGGTGGATACGGTTATATGATGGAATATCCAATTGCAAGAGCATACCTCGATGCAAGGATCCAAACCATTTATGCAGGAACCACCGAGATTATGAAAGAAATCATTGGACGTAGTTTGGGACTATAG
- a CDS encoding MFS transporter: protein MSTSPKRIKFILFLIVFTDMMGFSLLFPLFPKTLEFFLLKGDDVLFRMFYSAANLLSFGGDTKYTFVLFGGILGSIYSFLQFIAAPVWGRFSDHSGRRAILLFTTLGNTVGYLLWLFSSQFWMFVLSRVITGMMGGNLSVASAAMADQTDEKSRAAGMGFLGAGIGLGFVMGPLLGGISSQWTFLDSFYKEGSMVVFPASALFAILASLLTVILVFVFLPHNKPEVVPEKEIHPFLSLKKIESRNLVRISLLNLLFVLSFSGFEFVVNFFLSDTFQFSPKEIGFTFLYIGIIIILVQGGVVRRLSGKISEKRISLYGAVFVVIGMGLLVSFGTSFTGLFISLFFLAFGSALVNPGLSSFASLESGRGDLGRSLGLFRSFGSLGRAVSPVVFSLLYFQKGPSLAFFVSFVLLIGFGLLLYTQKEKTAY from the coding sequence ATGAGTACGTCCCCAAAACGAATCAAATTCATACTTTTCCTGATTGTTTTTACGGACATGATGGGTTTTTCCCTCCTGTTTCCTTTGTTCCCCAAAACCTTAGAATTCTTCTTATTAAAGGGTGACGATGTTTTGTTCAGAATGTTCTATTCGGCAGCAAACCTTTTGTCTTTTGGTGGGGATACAAAATACACCTTTGTATTGTTTGGTGGAATTTTGGGAAGTATCTATAGCTTTTTACAGTTTATTGCGGCCCCTGTTTGGGGAAGATTTTCTGACCATTCTGGAAGACGGGCGATTTTACTGTTTACCACTCTCGGTAATACTGTTGGATATTTACTTTGGTTGTTTTCTTCGCAGTTCTGGATGTTTGTCCTAAGCCGTGTCATCACGGGAATGATGGGTGGCAATCTATCTGTGGCCTCCGCTGCCATGGCTGATCAAACTGATGAAAAATCAAGAGCAGCCGGAATGGGTTTTTTGGGAGCAGGAATTGGACTTGGATTTGTCATGGGTCCTCTCCTTGGAGGAATTAGTTCCCAATGGACATTTTTGGATTCCTTTTACAAAGAAGGATCGATGGTTGTGTTTCCCGCTTCTGCCTTATTTGCGATTTTGGCTTCGCTTCTCACAGTCATTTTAGTTTTTGTGTTTTTGCCACATAACAAACCAGAGGTGGTTCCTGAAAAAGAAATCCATCCATTCCTTTCTTTGAAAAAAATCGAGTCCCGGAATTTAGTACGTATTTCTCTTCTTAATTTACTTTTTGTGCTTAGTTTTTCTGGATTTGAATTTGTTGTGAATTTTTTTCTCTCCGATACTTTTCAGTTTTCTCCCAAAGAAATTGGATTCACTTTTTTATATATCGGAATCATCATTATACTCGTGCAAGGTGGTGTTGTGCGAAGACTTTCTGGAAAAATTTCTGAAAAACGAATTTCTCTTTATGGAGCAGTATTCGTTGTGATCGGGATGGGTTTACTTGTTTCGTTTGGAACTAGTTTTACAGGATTATTCATTTCCTTATTTTTTTTGGCTTTTGGAAGTGCACTCGTGAACCCTGGGCTTTCTTCCTTTGCTTCGCTTGAAAGTGGGAGGGGAGATTTGGGAAGGTCACTCGGACTCTTTCGAAGTTTTGGTTCCCTCGGAAGAGCCGTATCTCCTGTCGTATTTTCTTTGTTATACTTTCAAAAAGGACCTAGTTTGGCCTTCTTTGTATCCTTTGTCCTTCTTATTGGATTCGGATTATTACTGTATACGCAAAAAGAAAAAACAGCCTACTAA
- a CDS encoding bifunctional nuclease family protein: MEFYEVKISDISLTNVGFAVFLRPKDSEDKRVVPIFIGPLETHSITTVIDGTKPPRPMTHDLMLYMLTSLGATVLKITIEEIIDSTFYAKIQLRKDEEIITLDARPSDSIALALRANAPIYIAKSVLDETGIIMKEDEIQGESISSEKKIQALPKSNLQILEETLENALKTEDYETAAKIRDQIKKLIENS; encoded by the coding sequence ATGGAGTTTTATGAAGTAAAAATCTCTGATATCAGCCTGACCAATGTTGGCTTTGCTGTTTTCCTGAGACCAAAAGATTCGGAAGACAAACGTGTGGTTCCGATTTTCATTGGTCCACTGGAAACCCACTCCATCACTACGGTCATCGATGGAACCAAACCCCCAAGACCCATGACACATGATCTTATGTTGTACATGTTAACTTCTCTTGGAGCCACAGTTCTTAAAATCACCATCGAAGAAATCATCGATAGTACCTTTTATGCCAAAATCCAACTTCGGAAAGACGAGGAAATCATTACTTTGGATGCACGGCCCTCCGATTCCATTGCCCTGGCTTTGCGTGCTAATGCCCCTATTTATATCGCTAAATCAGTGTTAGATGAAACTGGGATCATCATGAAAGAAGATGAAATCCAAGGCGAGAGTATTTCCTCTGAGAAAAAAATCCAAGCATTGCCAAAATCAAACCTTCAAATTCTAGAAGAAACATTGGAAAATGCTTTAAAAACTGAAGATTACGAAACCGCAGCAAAAATCCGAGACCAAATCAAAAAGCTTATCGAAAATAGTTGA
- a CDS encoding Lsa36 family surface (lipo)protein, whose product MKFRIGFLFITIGFGLIPNGSIQAKVTCTGDACTILPATIQSQINSLDTALQLQYTDKVLSSMSEAAVISNINSSLMGPGIVNRFQVGAGLTVAGQQKEDINVAYQSLSFQKLPNVGASLAPNFVVAVNLGWLMGGGPSDTEPELKTFLHRFNLYLHGFKFNFAQGDVQKAVEAQSKNVQLGGDITTGGFTLRFHIIENYSDGIGLFEFSGISMGLGLHYQKQEIDVTYNDKKTQTITLGPAIGTWGGSTTFNYSSTVTSVPIDIRTGFRMFYFFTIFAGAGASMNFGSSSLNLSRSGPLTLALDSSAISASLSPEIAALIPASALGQTKTGTLTMDLSGKAQAPNTTNFLIAGIEINALIAKLTMEAIVAQNVQSVMVGAKFSF is encoded by the coding sequence ATGAAATTCCGTATTGGGTTCTTATTTATCACCATTGGTTTTGGGCTCATTCCAAACGGTTCCATCCAAGCAAAAGTGACTTGTACAGGTGATGCCTGTACCATTTTGCCAGCTACGATCCAATCACAAATCAATAGTTTAGACACTGCTTTACAACTCCAATACACAGACAAAGTTCTCTCTTCCATGTCAGAGGCAGCTGTCATTTCCAATATCAACTCTTCTCTTATGGGCCCAGGAATTGTGAACCGATTCCAAGTGGGAGCGGGACTCACAGTTGCTGGCCAACAAAAAGAAGACATCAACGTTGCTTACCAAAGTTTAAGTTTTCAAAAATTACCCAATGTCGGTGCCTCTCTTGCACCTAATTTTGTTGTGGCGGTAAACTTGGGATGGCTTATGGGAGGAGGACCTTCTGATACAGAACCAGAACTAAAAACCTTTCTACATAGATTCAATTTGTACCTTCATGGTTTTAAATTCAACTTCGCTCAAGGTGATGTCCAAAAGGCAGTGGAGGCGCAAAGTAAAAACGTGCAACTTGGTGGAGACATTACCACTGGTGGGTTTACTTTGCGTTTCCATATCATTGAAAATTATTCTGATGGAATTGGACTTTTTGAATTTTCGGGAATTTCGATGGGACTTGGACTCCACTACCAAAAACAAGAAATTGATGTTACCTATAATGATAAAAAAACACAGACCATCACCTTAGGTCCTGCCATTGGAACTTGGGGCGGCTCCACTACTTTTAATTACTCAAGTACGGTCACAAGTGTTCCCATCGACATTCGTACCGGTTTTCGTATGTTTTACTTTTTTACTATCTTCGCAGGTGCTGGGGCTTCAATGAACTTTGGAAGCTCAAGCCTCAACTTATCTCGCTCCGGTCCCTTAACTTTGGCATTGGATTCTTCTGCCATTTCTGCATCTCTTTCTCCTGAAATCGCCGCACTCATCCCAGCATCGGCACTTGGACAAACCAAAACAGGTACACTTACCATGGACTTAAGTGGAAAAGCCCAAGCACCGAACACAACAAACTTCCTTATCGCTGGAATTGAAATCAATGCGCTCATCGCCAAACTCACTATGGAGGCAATTGTAGCTCAAAATGTCCAATCAGTGATGGTGGGTGCAAAATTTTCCTTTTAA